In Amphiura filiformis chromosome 2, Afil_fr2py, whole genome shotgun sequence, one DNA window encodes the following:
- the LOC140143815 gene encoding monocarboxylate transporter 2-like — translation MASFVGRAGHGFVIDRKWVGRQTMFTISFGVTGVLSFMNPPMDTFRLLCAYSVLFGFNHGIANSLMFAMMKLQVSNNEAAAALSFGTLVFYVANTIGGVSAGVLFDATGGYDIPFNFAGAAILSGTLILSVVFTINHWRKDRLYVQTRRRSLFLRSRLFAQ, via the exons ATGGCGAGTTTCGTGGGACGTGCAGGACATGGGTTTGTGATAGACAGGAAATGGGTCGGTCGGCAGACAATGTTTACAATTAGTTTCGGAGTCACAGGAGTTCTAAGCTTCATGAATCCACCTATGGATACATTCCGGCTGTTGTGCGCGTACTCGGTGTTATTTGGCTTCAACCATGGCATCGCAAATTCGCTTATGTTTGCTATGATGAAGTTACAGGTGTCCAACAATGAAGCTGCTGCGGCATTGTCATTCGGGACATTGGTATTTTATGTAGCCAACACGATTGGAGGTGTATCAGCAG GAGTTTTGTTTGACGCCACAGGAGGTTATGATATTCCATTCAATTTTGCTGGTGCTGCTATCTTAAGCGGAACTTTAATATTATCTGTCGTGTTTACCATAAATCACTGGAGGAAAGATAGACTCTATGTGCAAACCAGGAGAAGGAGCTTATTTCTACGGTCTCGGTTATTCGCGCAGTAA
- the LOC140143826 gene encoding monocarboxylate transporter 13-like produces MASQVTEPEEGCSSLPKMDATMVAAGDGATLKDEDDDADDGGGSGDDKATSPVSDDSMDCHQQVESPTKDLKFSPTVKNEDKNVESSGDLRPETLDDNDDRDPSLSPKDTALAIKVAAEATTFAATVTDKDEEESDFPEGGWGWMIVVGLFIMMFFLFGCIFSLSVFFVEWITYFDATATEVSWAISLTPALNGLASPVAGALCMRFGSRKVALLGSAITFTGVILAAFSQTITHLYITLGVMLGIGSSLVWSPSLVMLGQYFQRRYVLANSIAFCGYSCAKIVVPRLTQLLIEEYGWRGALLIQSAMISHLFVTAALLKPRISPKRAETLQKPTVAHYHVEPKTNVNELNPDTKEIWTSSASLHMFDNNLASSKSTTVLFHEESTDKPVNTKWNLLSIIRSYISRFVSFVKVTYGLAALFKTPLYLATVAATFAGGIGWFVTTIHLVPRAVNAGISQNDAAFLITLVGTGSFVGRAGHGFVIDRKWVGRQTMLTVSIGVTGVLTLMNPLMDTFRLLCMYSVLYGFNNGIANSLVFALMKLQVSNNEAAAALSFGTLVFTLSNTIGGVLAGVLFDTTGGYDIPFYFAGVVILSGTLLLSIVFTINHWRKDKLKKVQTR; encoded by the exons ATGGCAAGTCAAGTTACAGAACCTGAAGAAGGCTGTTCATCACTTCCAAAAATGGATGCTACTATGGTAGCGGCAGGAGATGGAGCAACACtgaaagatgaagatgatgatgctgatgatggtggtggtagtggtgatgATAAAGCTACTTCACCTGTATCAGATGATTCAATGGACTGTCATCAACAGGTAGAATCTCCAACAAAAGATCTAAAATTTTCACCGACGGTGAAAAATGAAGACAAAAACGTTGAAAGTAGCGGGGATTTAAGACCTGAAACCCTTGACGACAATGATGATAGGGACCCATCGCTATCACCAAAAGATACAGCATTAGCGATAAAAGTTGCGGCAGAAGCAACAACTTTTGCAGCAACCGTAACGGATAAAGATGAGGAGGAATCCGATTTCCCTGAGGGGGGATGGGGCTGGATGATAGTGGTCGGCTTATTCATtatgatgttttttttatttggctgtATATTTTCATTGTCTGTGTTTTTTGTGGAATGGATCACGTACTTTGACGCCACTGCTACAGAAGTAAGTTGGGCGATATCGTTGACTCCTGCGCTGAATGGATTGGCAA GTCCTGTTGCCGGAGCGTTGTGTATGCGGTTCGGATCCCGAAAAGTCGCCCTGCTTGGGAGTGCTATAACATTTACTGGGGTAATATTGGCAGCGTTCTCACAAACCATTACTCATCTCTACATTACACTTGGTGTCATGTTAG GCATTGGAAGTTCACTTGTATGGAGTCCAAGCCTGGTGATGTTGGGGCAGTATTTCCAAAGGCGATATGTGTTGGCAAACAGCATTGCATTCTGTGGGTATAGTTGTGCTAAAATAGTCGTCCCACGATTAACCCAACTGCTGATAGAG GAATATGGCTGGCGTGGAGCCTTGCTAATCCAATCTGCAATGATTTCACACTTGTTCGTCACCGCAGCGCTTCTAAAACCACGAATATCCCCTAAAAGAGCAGAAACTTTGCAGAAGCCAACTGTCGCACACTATCACGTAGAACCTAAAACCAACGTAAACGAACTAAACCCAGATACTAAAGAAATATGGACTAGTTCCGCAAGCCTTCATATGTTTGACAACAATTTGGCTTCATCTAAGAGCACAACGGTTTTATTCCATGAGGAATCCACCGATAAACCTGTGAACACAAAATGGAACCTTTTGTCGATTATCAGATCTTATATCAGTAGATTTGTTTCATTCGTGAAGGTAACTTATGGTCTAGCTGCTCTATTCAAAACCCCTTTGTACCTGGCCACAGTAGCCGCTACATTTGCTGGTGGTATTGGATGGTTCGTTACCACGATCCATCTGGTGCCTAGAGCAGTGAACGCCGGTATCTCACAAAATGACGCGGCTTTTTTGATCACACTCGTTGGTACAGGGAGTTTTGTTGGACGTGCAGGACATGGCTTTGTGATAGATAGGAAATGGGTGGGCCGACAGACAATGCTTACAGTTAGTATCGGAGTCACTGGAGTTCTGACCCTCATGAATCCACTTATGGATACATTCCGGCTATTGTGCATGTACTCGGTGTTGTATGGCTTCAATAATGGCATAGCAAATTCGCTTGTGTTTGCTTTGATGAAGTTACAGGTGTCCAACAACGAAGCAGCTGCGGCATTGTCATTCGGGACATTGGTATTTACTCTATCAAACACGATTGGAGGTGTTTTAGCAG GAGTTTTGTTTGACACCACCGGAGGTTATGATATTCCGTTCTATTTTGCTGGTGTTGTTATCTTAAGCGGAACTTTGCTATTATCTATCGTGTTTACCATAAACCACTGGAGGAAAGATAAACTCAAGAAGGTACAGACCAGGTGA
- the LOC140146678 gene encoding monocarboxylate transporter 13-like, producing the protein MTSKMNITNDKRSSTTRRGKTNCSKTNQAIGGSEPSEQQVPEGGWGWVVVGSVFFIAVIIARGLPVFFVEWMQYFDASATEVSWAVSLPAAITGIFSPVGGALCQKFGSRKIVLLGSVLNTTGYLLACFSQRVVHLYLTIGLLAPFGTALQFAPALVMLGHYFKKRYVLANSIALSGFSVNQMLVPRLAQYLIEVYGWRGAMLILTALGAHAFPCAVLLRPRSKPRTSNRKNVIKVVSGETKIRHEDTYDNVEVCVDDVILQTRDITTSTTSLNQFDPPAKRNKSGADYSYATKGTNGSATKYTDGSVCNNNVTFGRKLSNSPFFSLFKSLSFITLLCGCMCGGVAFFVTVAHLVARAWHAGIAKNDAAVLMTGLGVGSLAGRTGHGILIDKNLIQRDIMFIGAFVISAVINFLNPLLDTFSTLCVFAVIFGVSNGTVSSLMFAMIRLQVTDEQAPLALAFGTLVFAVSGMAGGVLAGLLFDKTGNYDISFCFAGAMLTAGSVLILVHILLTRRRTEDRI; encoded by the exons ATGACTTCAAAAATGAACATCACCAATGACAAAAGATCATCCACGACAAGGCGCGGAAAGACAAACTGCAGCAAAACTAATCAGGCGATTGGTGGTTCGGAGCCTTCGGAGCAACAGGTACCAGAAGGAGGATGGGGTTGGGTGGTTGTCGGTAGTGTCTTCTTCATTGCTGTAATAATTGCAAGAGGTTTACCTGTGTTCTTTGTGGAATGGATGCAATATTTCGATGCTAGTGCAACAGAAGTTAGTTGGGCTGTGTCTTTACCTGCTGCCATAACGGGGATTTTTA GTCCAGTGGGAGGAGCCCTCTGCCAGAAATTTGGTTCAAGGAAAATTGTCCTCCTCGGTTCGGTTCTCAATACGACGGGATACCTGCTTGCCTGCTTTTCCCAGAGAGTGGTGCATCTTTACCTAACTATTGGATTATTAGCCC CATTTGGTACGGCACTACAATTCGCTCCAGCTTTAGTAATGCTTGGACACTACTTCAAGAAACGTTATGTACTTGCAAACAGCATCGCACTCAGTGGATTTAGCGTCAATCAAATGCTCGTTCCACGACTGGCTCAATATCTGATAGAG GTGTATGGATGGCGTGGGGCCATGCTCATCCTCACAGCTCTTGGAGCTCATGCATTTCCTTGTGCTGTGTTACTTCGACCCAGAAGTAAACCACGAACAAGCAACAGGAAGAACGTGATCAAAGTTGTCTCAGGAGAGACAAAGATACGACATGAAGACACCTATGATAACGTTGAAGTCTGTGTAGATGACGTCATTTTACAAACTCGTGACATAACGACAAGCACGACGAGTTTGAACCAGTTTGATCCGCCCGCCAAAAGAAACAAAAGTGGAGCAGACTATTCGTATGCAACGAAAGGTACAAATGGTTCTGCAACGAAATACACCGATGGTTCTGTTTGTAATAACAATGTGACGTTTGGAAGGAAGTTATCCAACTCCCCTTTCTTTTCGCTTTTTAAATCACTCTCTTTTATAACACTTCTCTGTGGATGTATGTGCGGAGGTGTCGCCTTTTTCGTTACGGTTGCTCATCTTGTAGCTCGCGCTTGGCATGCTGGGATTGCGAAAAATGACGCCGCAGTTTTAATGACTGGACTTGGAGTAGGTAGCCTCGCAGGGCGCACAGGACACGGCATTCTCATCGATAAGAATCTAATTCAACGTGACATCATGTTCATCGGAGCCTTCGTAATCAGCGCTGTTATTAATTTTCTGAATCCATTATTAGATACCTTTTCAACTTTGtgtgtttttgctgttatttttGGAGTGAGCAATGGCACCGTTTCGTCATTGATGTTCGCCATGATTCGACTGCAGGTTACAGATGAACAAGCGCCTTTGGCCCTTGCATTCGGAACATTGGTTTTTGCTGTATCTGGAATGGCAGGCGGTGTCTTGGCAG gttTATTGTTTGACAAAACTGGCAACTATGATATATCTTTCTGTTTTGCTGGTGCCATGTTAACAGCTGGTTCCGTTCTGATTCTGGTCCACATACTACTCACTCGTCGAAGAACAGAGGACAGAATATAA